In a single window of the Pseudodesulfovibrio profundus genome:
- a CDS encoding CgeB family protein: MTRETYTAEYLEESSAPDVRIRIDSKTWHMWGRKSLERESSLVKSIHGDSLPVLIGSGIGEALSILVDQGRPVAVVDQETAIHTATGLHKKYSANPYVFWIKEESAENAMHALRQWQKDHGSAPLQPIAIPLYLRLNREYYGALVNTIESSSTNNFWEAARYPKFQEAKPRVLFIDSDYFLCDEITAAFKRLELPFQLLTLGNTDVGTQSFIESLLRAVVDFKPDYVFTVNHFGLDREGKLAELLQELQLPLASWFVDNPHLILHEYAHPATQNTVIFTYDAGNEEMLRRKGFDNVHYMPLATDPHRFAPQQSKTAPADWVCDVSFVGNSMLSAVSNSLKDAVLPPQLQMQYEKVAADFGKSGELNVASFLASGYPEWDTAFKEMETTDKRLALESLLTWEATRQYRLNCVSQLLEFCPLIVGDNGWKSQLPQTPRWRHLSAIDYYKELPAFYQQSSINFNCTSQQMKGAVNQRVFDVPATGSFLITDHREQIENLFDIGTEVVVYRNPEEIPGLIKKYLSNPTARAVITSAARRRILAEHTYEVRLSSIIDIMRKTFA; this comes from the coding sequence ATGACGCGCGAAACCTATACAGCAGAATACCTTGAAGAGAGCTCCGCCCCCGATGTTCGCATACGTATCGACAGTAAAACGTGGCATATGTGGGGACGCAAAAGCCTTGAACGCGAAAGTTCTCTGGTGAAGAGTATTCATGGTGACAGCCTGCCCGTGCTTATCGGTTCTGGGATTGGTGAAGCCTTGTCGATACTGGTTGATCAAGGCAGACCAGTGGCTGTGGTTGACCAGGAAACAGCAATCCATACTGCAACTGGACTTCACAAGAAATACTCCGCCAACCCATATGTATTCTGGATCAAAGAGGAATCCGCTGAAAACGCCATGCACGCACTGAGGCAGTGGCAAAAAGATCACGGCTCAGCCCCACTTCAACCTATCGCCATTCCTCTATATCTTCGTTTAAACAGGGAGTATTATGGCGCCCTGGTCAACACCATTGAATCTTCTTCGACCAACAACTTCTGGGAGGCTGCTCGCTATCCCAAATTCCAAGAAGCCAAACCTCGGGTGCTCTTCATTGATTCCGACTACTTCCTTTGTGACGAGATCACTGCCGCTTTCAAAAGACTGGAGCTCCCCTTCCAGCTACTCACACTTGGGAACACCGATGTAGGAACACAATCTTTCATTGAGTCGCTTCTGCGCGCTGTCGTCGATTTCAAGCCTGACTATGTATTTACTGTGAATCATTTCGGATTGGACCGTGAAGGAAAACTTGCTGAGTTATTGCAGGAGCTACAACTTCCACTCGCTTCATGGTTCGTTGATAACCCCCACTTGATCCTGCATGAATACGCTCATCCAGCAACGCAAAATACGGTAATTTTTACGTATGACGCAGGTAACGAAGAAATGCTTCGGCGCAAGGGGTTTGACAATGTGCATTACATGCCCCTGGCAACAGACCCGCATCGTTTCGCTCCACAGCAATCCAAAACAGCACCTGCCGACTGGGTTTGTGACGTTTCGTTTGTCGGTAACTCCATGCTCTCTGCTGTCAGCAACTCGTTAAAGGACGCTGTGCTGCCTCCGCAACTTCAGATGCAATACGAGAAAGTGGCGGCGGATTTTGGCAAATCGGGCGAACTGAATGTGGCATCATTTCTGGCATCTGGTTACCCGGAATGGGATACGGCTTTCAAGGAGATGGAGACAACAGACAAACGACTGGCCCTGGAATCCCTTCTGACCTGGGAAGCCACCCGCCAATACAGGCTCAACTGCGTCAGCCAATTACTCGAATTCTGTCCACTGATTGTTGGTGACAACGGTTGGAAATCACAACTTCCTCAAACCCCGCGTTGGCGTCACCTCAGTGCAATCGACTACTACAAAGAACTCCCTGCTTTTTATCAGCAGTCTTCAATCAACTTCAATTGCACCAGCCAGCAAATGAAAGGCGCGGTCAATCAGCGAGTATTCGACGTACCCGCGACCGGCTCCTTTTTGATAACGGATCACCGTGAGCAAATAGAAAATTTATTTGATATCGGAACGGAAGTCGTGGTGTACCGAAATCCAGAAGAAATTCCAGGCCTCATAAAAAAATATCTGTCAAACCCCACCGCACGCGCCGTAATCACCAGTGCAGCCCGACGCAGAATACTTGCCGAACACACTTATGAAGTTCGGTTGTCATCGATAATTGATATTATGCGCAAAACTTTTGCCTAA
- a CDS encoding zinc dependent phospholipase C family protein codes for MPKELIHFTIAEKTAQRLEGSRFARPVSNQKEGLLLGSVFHDALFYAVLPGCRPLERLAHKLHGARGQDTFNLIRFQADHILSSANKDLACAILVGLVSHLYADSVMHPFVWHYTGDYYADNDKRKSLARQRHRALESLMDMVACPEKVRNKKYYLRTLIQQTPDIITNGLPIKRLAQETHTSPEEVTKGLEKSWQLYQTLQRLFPIPYLARLLFSLRKVTPDFFTELTMLFYCPQLLKQGDKLQESITFRHPVTRKEKMTTLSGLIDQAAIRAAELCLEIEDDVFSGRAINLSQTGPSMDSGLKRVSTAEMTTFSKTPYPDIS; via the coding sequence ATGCCAAAGGAATTGATCCATTTCACCATTGCGGAAAAAACCGCACAACGGCTCGAAGGCTCTCGATTCGCTCGACCTGTTTCCAATCAAAAAGAGGGACTGCTGCTTGGTTCCGTCTTCCACGATGCCCTCTTTTATGCCGTTCTTCCGGGATGTCGTCCTTTGGAGAGGCTTGCCCACAAACTGCATGGCGCACGGGGGCAGGACACGTTCAACCTTATTCGATTCCAGGCTGATCACATCCTATCCAGTGCCAACAAGGATCTCGCATGCGCCATCCTCGTTGGGCTGGTTTCGCATCTTTATGCCGATTCCGTCATGCACCCATTTGTCTGGCACTACACAGGCGATTACTACGCCGACAATGATAAAAGGAAGTCGCTGGCCAGGCAAAGGCACAGGGCACTTGAGTCGCTCATGGACATGGTTGCCTGCCCTGAAAAAGTTAGGAACAAAAAATATTACTTACGCACACTTATTCAACAGACGCCTGATATAATTACCAACGGTCTGCCGATCAAAAGACTTGCTCAGGAGACACATACGTCCCCTGAAGAGGTGACAAAAGGTCTCGAAAAGAGTTGGCAGCTTTACCAAACACTTCAACGACTGTTCCCCATCCCCTACCTTGCAAGGCTCTTGTTTTCATTGCGGAAAGTGACTCCTGACTTTTTCACAGAGTTGACCATGCTGTTCTACTGCCCCCAGCTACTCAAGCAGGGAGACAAGCTTCAGGAATCCATTACTTTTCGACACCCGGTCACGCGCAAAGAAAAGATGACAACCCTGTCGGGACTTATTGATCAGGCGGCAATAAGGGCGGCTGAACTCTGTTTAGAGATTGAAGATGATGTATTCTCTGGACGAGCTATCAACCTTTCCCAGACAGGCCCATCCATGGATTCCGGCCTGAAAAGAGTCTCAACGGCAGAAATGACCACGTTCTCTAAAACACCGTATCCTGACATCAGCTGA